The sequence agctcgggtcacatcaagcgtttgacttttaaataggagtatgaaatatagacccaactaaCTGGACTAGAtttgtctcgtcttttaatcttcggctgacaaattagttttataatccgactacatttaatacccggaacggaggttcaaacattcgatgggacatATGCTAAATTTTAGCCGGGTGTAATCAAACACCCCCTGATACTCCTAGGCCGCTAAGGCGATATGCCGATATCTGGGGACCAAGGCGGGTCTGGCTACGGTATCAGATGTCATGTCATCCTCCGTTGTCTCGTCCGTTCCAACCCCACTACTTCCACTGCACACGCATCTCGCTTTTGTCGCTGCCAACTGGCAACTGGAGTCCGCCGTCTCGCCTACTGCCGCCAAAGCCAAACGGATCGGTGGCCCGACGCTGCATTACCTTTTTCGTCGTCATTGCTGTGTCGGTCGGGTGGGTAAAGTTCGGTAATCGTGCGCTGGGCCTGGCTAAAACTAAAAGCGTTTCTACTGAAGTCCTGTGCACGTTCCCCCATAATCGCTATGCCCCCATTGTTCTCCGTTCCTTTTTCTTCTTTAAACAAAAAGCAAACAGACAAGAGAGGCCAACGAAGGAACTCGTAACATAAACACACCGATACAAAGTAGCATGTGACCGCCCTTTCGTAGACGCTGACGGAACGTGTCCATTCGGCAAATGGTAATTGTTCACTCAACCAGAACTGGGGTGCGGATTGGTTTCGAGGGCATTTAGTTTAACGCATAAAACTTTTGAGCAGTCAGTGCATGTGGTTAAATCTGATATTTACTAATGTGGTTTCCTTTTAAATCTCCATGTTAATCGTCACCAAACATGCTTAAAAGTTAGTTTAAATATTTGAAAtgcgcggagggggaaccggcacGGAGTGGGGACTGGGAGGAAACCACAAAATTTGAAATGGAGGAAGACAAAAATTCACAGAGAGGTCCGCGGGGGAAGGGTAAAGAAAAACGGTTCGTAGGCATGGGCCGTGTCGGACTATAGTTGAGAAACCTTTTGGTAGTGCCGGCCCATCTTAACATCCAACAGAACAACGCTCGCCTGCTTATATTTGAGAAAGGAAACTTCTGGTTTTCTCTGCGCGGGAGGAAGAATGGCGTCGTGGTTGGAGCAGCTGCAGCGCGAGCTCGCCGCCCGCGGCCTCACAGTCGCCTCCATCCCCGGCAAGGGAAGGGGTCTCATCGCTACTTGCACCTTCTTCCCAGGTGAAACCGCCTGCTTCCTCGTTCTCCCCGAACCGATGGCGTAGATTTGTCACTACACGCGAAGCGTGGCGCTTGTTGCCCACGAAATGCTCGATTAAATGCGCGAACGGCACCTGCTGTGAACGCTGGTGCCATGACACGCATAGGCATAGACACGTCCTTGAATTAGTGTGATGATTTACTGTTCCGCTGTGTTGGTTCATTTGCTTGGCCTTCACTTGCGGTGTGTTGTTGCAGGGGATGTCATTCTCAATCAGGAACCTTACGCTTCTACACCTAACAAGATTTTAGTTGGATCGAGCTGTGACCATTGTTTCACCTCTGGCAACCTGAGGAAGTGCTCTATGTGTCGAGTTACTTGGTACTGCAGCAGCAACTGTCAGGTGCTGGCAAAACCTACTCTATATAGCACTTACATTTCCATCGATTGTGCAATCGTATGCTTGTGTGGTTAATTCACACACATTTTTTTTAGTGATTATCATGCTTTTGTTATCTTTTTTTACAACTGTAATATGTTGTTAGTGCAGAAAGAAGAATGGAAACTACATCAGCTGGAGTGTAGAGCAATGGCAGCACTTACAGAGGATAGAAAGAAGATGCTTACTCCTACAATTCGGTTGATGGTTCGGCTGGCACTCAAAAGGAAATTACAAAATGAGAAGGTATTATCTGCTTTGTTCTTGCCCCTTTTTAGCTTACCTCGGTTCAAACTATATGTGGTGTCTCATGTAGTAATTTCATTTCACAGTTTTCTTGAAAATGAATCTGTATACTAGTTACAATGCCTACTGGAGTCCAAAGATGCTACTTTATTTACCACAAAGACAATACCATCAAATGGCTTATGATTTCTTCAGAAACCTGTGCTTATGATGTGAATGATATCTTTGTATATATGATCCATAACCGGCTGCGTTTATTGCCAGGTCATTCCATCCTCAAGTATAGATAACTACAATCTGGTTGATGGCTTGGAGTCTCGTATCCTGCCGTGTTCATACATTTGACTGGCGATGAACATAAATATTATGATAAATGATGTTGAATTGACTTCATATACGAATAGATATATCGAAGGTTGATGAAAATCAACTTGTGCTCTATGCTCAGATGGCCAATCTTGTGAGCCTGATTCTTCCTTTTATTGAGCTTGACCTTAAGGAAATTGCACAAACTTTTTCTAAGGTAATACCTAACATAATGTTTCATCATCATGTCCATAAGTTTATGTTGTATTTGCACTCAAGGTATATAGCATTATTtggctactactactatacaaGATAGATAACAGTGCTGGTGGCTACCACATGAATGGGTCTCGGGAGGGAATAACCGAGGCAACCTTACCCCTGCATTTTTTTGCAAAGAGGTTGTATCGAACCCAAGACCTTTGGCTCAGTGGAAAGGCTTCTCACCACTGCGCCAGGCCTAGAAGATAGATACTGAAAGCTTTTGAACACAGCTGGTTTCAGGTTTTATAATTGAGCATATATTGGTTAGAATCCAAAGCTCTGTATACGAGATTAATAATCCAAAAGGTGTTGAGAACCTATTTGGATATGGCTGTTTTAGTCCTAACACTTTGGAAAATATAGAATGGAGAGTACAAGTGTCCACTGACACCTTGTAGCTTTATTTGAGTATAGTAGTATGTTTGTATAGCGTACCCCAGGAAGCTAAAAGCAAGAAACTTCAGAAAAATATGAGTAGGTTGTACCAATTTATAATCATCCTAATATTCAAACAGTTGTTGGGACTATCTATCAAAGTGCTTTTTAGTAAAGTATGCTGTTGCTCATCCTAAATCATGGTCATCTGTATGTATCACCCCTTCTGTACAACAATGCTTATGATATATGTGCCGTAAGATTTACTTTCATATCCAGGTGAGTGGTGATCCTTTAGGCCACTGAGATGAAAAATTATTACCACTTTTTCCAGCTTTTCTCTAGACAGTTACAGTTTCAAAATTGTGGGGAAATATTGCCAATGCTGCATATTTTCGAAATGGTGGATATATTGCCACTGTGGATCATATAGTGCTTTTTTTTAAGTTAGTCCATATAGTACTTCAGAATAGCTGTTAGGATTAATTGGCAGGCCCAATGACGTGTGTCGATGAATTAAGCATGAATTATTGATTCTCACATATATGCAGTTTGCCTGCaatgcgcataccatatgtgaccCTGAACTTAGGCCTCTTGGGACTGGACTGTACCCTGTCATATCCATTATTAACCACAGGTCGTATGCTAAACTATTAGCTATATATTCATTTATCTATTATCTTTACCAGATTAGAGCAATTAATATATCACCACCTTCTCTATTCATCCATTTTTTTTGGGTATATTCAGTTGTGTACCAAATGCAGTTTTGATATTTGATGGTAGGACAGCATATGTTCGTGCATTGCAACCGATAAATAAAGATGAAGAGGTAAGGAATATATACCTTGCATCCTGATCATATAATCCTTAAATTGCATGTCACGCTTTCATTCTTTCTCCTTTTCCATTGTTATCTTTCTGGTTAATATTGTTTGTGTATCTGACTGTCTGTTGTCACTTGTCAGGTATCTATAAGCTACATTGAGACTGCGACAGTCACCAAGAAGAGAAACAATGATCTGAAACAGTACTTCTTCACCTGCACATGTCCACGCTGTGTAAAGGTTTATTTCCTGTCCATTATTTTTTAAACCTCCTTCATGACAAATTGACCAATCCTTGACCATCAAACTGTATCTTCTATACAATTTCTCAATGCAGGGTTTTGATGAGGATGCACTACTTGAGGGGTTCAGGTGCAAGAACCAAGCATGTGATGGCTTTTTGCTGCCCAACTCAGGTTGGTTGCCAATAAGACGAAAAGTACTTATTGAATGGTTGTGGTGAAATAGTTGAAAATTGGTGGATCAACCAAATATATATTATGTTGAAATTGgagacctcattttgtttgatcGGTTATTAATCTTAATCTTATAAGTTGTGTTTATCTGACACTATAGGTAAAAAGGCTTATACATGCCAAAAATGTGGTGCTTCTAGAGATGTGGAAGAGATAAAAAATATGAGAAGCGAAATACTACAGTTATCGGATAAAGCATCTTCATTTCTTTCATCAGGAAGTATCCTTGTCTAAAGATTAAATGTCTCTGAAAAAAACTCTGACATCTGGTCAAAATGATCATCGAGTCCATTTGTTGTACCTAATACATATATTACCTTAATGAGGGAAATA is a genomic window of Zea mays cultivar B73 chromosome 5, Zm-B73-REFERENCE-NAM-5.0, whole genome shotgun sequence containing:
- the LOC100192749 gene encoding histone-lysine N-methyltransferase ASHR1; the encoded protein is MASWLEQLQRELAARGLTVASIPGKGRGLIATCTFFPGDVILNQEPYASTPNKILVGSSCDHCFTSGNLRKCSMCRVTWYCSSNCQKEEWKLHQLECRAMAALTEDRKKMLTPTIRLMVRLALKRKLQNEKVIPSSSIDNYNLVDGLESHISKVDENQLVLYAQMANLVSLILPFIELDLKEIAQTFSKFACNAHTICDPELRPLGTGLYPVISIINHSCVPNAVLIFDGRTAYVRALQPINKDEEVSISYIETATVTKKRNNDLKQYFFTCTCPRCVKGFDEDALLEGFRCKNQACDGFLLPNSGKKAYTCQKCGASRDVEEIKNMRSEILQLSDKASSFLSSGNKAEAGSIYKIIEQLERNLYHAFSTTLLHTCETLLKIYLELQDWWTALTYCRLTIPVYERVYPPFHPMIGLQFYTCGKLEWLLEFTEDALKSLTRAADILKVTHGVKSQFMKELFGKLEEARAEVSFRLSSRHGHDE